The following are encoded in a window of Pedobacter cryoconitis genomic DNA:
- a CDS encoding peptidylprolyl isomerase, which produces MKKILLMASGLLFLFLNVQSQTKSVDKVIAVLGSDVILLSELNQQYVMYLNSGNPVDEKVKCYILQQMLVQHLLKQQANIDSVMVDDKQVDDELDKRMRYQIQRAGGQDKLEEFLNRSVLQYKDELRPDVKDQLQANKMQGTITEKVSITPVEVRKYYDSYKKDSLPDIPAEYEVGEIVINPELTKSEKQRFFDKLDAIRLRVKSGEDFGFLAKTYSEDPGSAPEGGDLGFFDRTMMAKEFTAYAFKLKPGELSPVFETDFGFHVLQVVERRGEQVHARHILIRPQTTPQSLDRAKLHADSVYNNVIANKLSFSAAASLYSSNKESKYNGGMLLFADNVTARTTFIPADKLDPKVFLVVDTMKIGEISRPVPFTAADGKEGYKIILLKSKIAPHKGNLEQDYAKFKEKAQQQKMDRVMSEWFEKRRKSTYIRIDPDYSTCDELKIWTKPLPEETK; this is translated from the coding sequence ATGAAGAAAATTTTATTGATGGCAAGCGGATTACTCTTCTTGTTTTTAAACGTACAATCCCAGACAAAAAGCGTAGATAAGGTGATTGCGGTATTGGGAAGCGATGTGATCCTGTTGTCGGAATTAAACCAGCAATACGTCATGTACCTGAACTCGGGGAATCCTGTGGATGAGAAAGTAAAGTGTTACATCCTTCAACAAATGCTGGTTCAACATCTATTAAAACAACAAGCAAATATTGACTCCGTGATGGTGGACGATAAACAGGTAGATGATGAGCTGGATAAAAGAATGCGTTACCAGATTCAGCGTGCAGGCGGCCAGGATAAACTGGAAGAATTCCTGAACCGTTCGGTATTACAATATAAAGATGAGCTGAGACCTGACGTTAAAGATCAGCTTCAGGCGAATAAAATGCAGGGAACGATCACTGAGAAAGTGAGTATTACACCTGTAGAAGTGAGAAAATATTACGATTCTTACAAAAAAGACAGCTTACCGGATATCCCTGCTGAATATGAAGTTGGAGAGATCGTGATTAACCCTGAACTGACAAAATCAGAAAAGCAACGTTTCTTTGATAAACTTGATGCGATAAGACTACGTGTTAAAAGCGGAGAAGACTTCGGATTTTTAGCAAAAACTTACTCAGAAGATCCGGGTTCAGCACCAGAAGGCGGTGATTTAGGATTCTTTGACCGTACCATGATGGCTAAAGAATTTACAGCTTATGCGTTTAAACTAAAACCAGGGGAACTTTCACCAGTATTTGAAACAGACTTTGGATTCCACGTTTTGCAGGTTGTAGAACGAAGAGGAGAGCAGGTTCACGCCCGTCACATTCTGATTCGTCCGCAAACTACCCCACAAAGTTTAGACCGTGCGAAACTACATGCAGACAGTGTTTACAACAACGTAATTGCTAACAAACTGAGTTTCTCAGCAGCAGCGTCCCTTTACTCTTCCAACAAAGAATCTAAATATAACGGAGGTATGCTTTTATTTGCAGATAACGTTACAGCGAGGACTACCTTCATTCCTGCTGACAAATTAGATCCAAAAGTATTCCTTGTCGTAGATACGATGAAAATTGGTGAAATCTCAAGACCAGTACCATTTACAGCAGCTGACGGAAAAGAAGGCTACAAAATTATCCTTTTAAAATCTAAGATTGCGCCACACAAAGGTAACCTTGAACAAGATTACGCTAAGTTCAAAGAAAAGGCCCAGCAACAAAAAATGGATCGTGTAATGAGTGAATGGTTTGAAAAAAGAAGAAAAAGCACTTATATTAGAATCGATCCTGACTACTCTACCTGTGATGAGTTGAAAATCTGGACTAAACCATTACCAGAAGAAACAAAATAA
- a CDS encoding AAA family ATPase: MQYTNDKAAVDALHQFYKDIKNEIGKVVIGQDEAVKSVLISILSNGHCLLVGVPGLAKTLLVQTVADVLDLNFNRIQFTPDLMPGDIIGSEILGEDRNFKFIKGPVFSNIVLADEINRTPPKTQAALLEAMQEKSVTAAGHKHILPKPFFVLATQNPIEQEGTYPLPEAQLDRFMFNVLLTYPTFQEELTIVKNSTGNNPVTLKKLINAEQIQYFQQLIRTIPVTDNVLEYAVKLTGKTRPGNSLATPEINQYVNWGAGPRASQFLILGAKCHAAISGKYSPDIEDVQAVAEAILRHRIVRNYRAEAEGLSVEKIIQNLL; this comes from the coding sequence ATGCAGTACACTAACGACAAAGCGGCAGTTGATGCCCTTCACCAATTCTACAAAGACATAAAGAATGAAATTGGTAAAGTCGTTATTGGACAGGATGAAGCTGTTAAATCGGTACTCATCTCTATCCTGAGCAATGGACATTGCTTATTGGTAGGTGTTCCCGGACTTGCAAAGACACTACTGGTTCAAACCGTGGCAGATGTGCTTGACCTTAACTTTAACAGAATACAATTTACCCCCGATCTGATGCCAGGGGATATCATTGGCTCAGAAATCTTAGGAGAAGACAGGAACTTTAAATTCATTAAAGGCCCTGTCTTCTCTAATATTGTTCTCGCTGACGAAATCAACAGAACCCCTCCAAAAACCCAGGCTGCCCTTTTAGAAGCCATGCAGGAGAAATCCGTTACCGCAGCAGGCCACAAGCACATTTTACCCAAACCCTTTTTCGTCCTTGCTACCCAGAACCCTATCGAACAAGAAGGAACCTATCCACTTCCAGAAGCTCAGCTTGACCGTTTCATGTTCAACGTGCTGCTTACCTACCCAACCTTTCAGGAAGAACTTACTATCGTCAAAAACTCTACCGGCAATAACCCCGTTACCCTCAAAAAACTAATCAACGCCGAGCAGATCCAATACTTTCAGCAATTGATCCGTACCATTCCCGTAACCGATAACGTACTGGAATATGCGGTAAAACTAACCGGAAAAACCCGTCCCGGAAACTCATTGGCAACCCCTGAAATTAACCAGTACGTAAACTGGGGAGCAGGCCCGAGAGCCTCTCAATTTCTTATCCTCGGTGCCAAATGCCACGCCGCCATCTCAGGGAAATACTCACCAGACATCGAAGACGTACAAGCCGTTGCAGAAGCCATTCTCCGCCACCGTATCGTAAGAAACTACCGTGCCGAAGCCGAAGGCCTGTCCGTAGAAAAAATCATTCAGAACCTGCTATAA
- a CDS encoding glycerophosphodiester phosphodiesterase family protein: protein MKKYLLFGVAVLCCIQGYSQTFDKQGQRGARGLMPENTIGGMLRALDLGVTTLGMNVVISKDKQVVLSHEPYFNNEISLTPDGKEIPLKDEQKYNMYEMDYDQIRKYDVGSKVHKRYPGQQKYKAYKPLLSEVIDSVEAYVKLHKLPKPDYAIEIKTIRKGDSVFHPEPAEFSQLVMDVVVKKKMVKRAIIQAFDIRCLQYVHGKYPKVRTALMIDEKEDFENNIKDLGFNPTFYSPYAVLVGKGLVDRCHEAGIKIVPWTVNSLKDMEYMVGLGVDGIITDYPNLFQRLELPVK, encoded by the coding sequence ATGAAGAAATATTTACTATTTGGAGTCGCGGTATTGTGTTGTATACAGGGTTATAGTCAGACTTTTGATAAGCAGGGGCAAAGGGGGGCAAGGGGCTTAATGCCTGAGAATACTATTGGTGGTATGCTGCGTGCTCTGGATCTTGGGGTTACAACTTTAGGAATGAATGTAGTGATATCAAAAGATAAGCAGGTGGTGCTTTCTCATGAGCCTTATTTTAACAATGAGATCAGCCTTACGCCGGATGGAAAGGAGATTCCGCTGAAGGATGAGCAGAAGTATAATATGTATGAAATGGATTATGACCAGATCCGTAAGTATGATGTGGGGAGTAAGGTTCATAAGCGTTATCCTGGTCAGCAGAAGTATAAGGCTTATAAGCCGCTGCTGAGTGAGGTGATAGATTCGGTGGAGGCGTATGTAAAGTTGCATAAGTTGCCTAAGCCTGATTATGCGATTGAAATCAAAACTATCCGTAAGGGTGATTCAGTGTTCCATCCTGAACCGGCAGAGTTTTCACAGTTGGTGATGGATGTAGTGGTGAAGAAAAAAATGGTTAAAAGGGCAATTATCCAGGCTTTTGATATCAGATGTTTGCAGTATGTGCATGGGAAGTATCCAAAGGTGAGAACTGCATTGATGATTGATGAGAAGGAGGATTTTGAGAATAATATCAAGGATTTAGGTTTTAATCCGACTTTTTATAGTCCGTATGCGGTGTTGGTTGGGAAAGGGTTAGTGGACAGGTGCCATGAGGCGGGGATAAAGATTGTTCCGTGGACGGTGAATAGTTTGAAGGATATGGAGTATATGGTGGGGTTGGGTGTCGATGGTATCATCACTGATTATCCCAATTTATTCCAGCGATTGGAATTGCCTGTCAAGTAG
- a CDS encoding nuclear transport factor 2 family protein, translated as MINKIICTLLAATFTLGASAQHTDGTTKSLVKAEEEFAATAAKDGVKSAFEAYSAKGALVFRPNPVDAKTFYANQPNDKNLSWAPAYARVSRSGDWGFTSGGYTVDGETKAYGEYLSVWKAINGKWELALDLGAEHHKPLQPVTTHFVEPKDYFKPKFAGPKQLAAGKDIILTTEKTLNMTLKSYGVAAYGGFLNHDARVIFPGYEPVIGKDKIIAFYNSMIDKMSLRTVGADKAAGGDLAYTYGVATIDYRTDLRESFNYVFIYERQPDFNWNLIQQIYVPAER; from the coding sequence ATGATCAATAAAATAATCTGCACCCTATTGGCTGCAACTTTTACCTTGGGCGCATCTGCTCAGCATACTGATGGTACTACTAAATCACTGGTAAAAGCGGAAGAGGAATTCGCGGCCACTGCTGCAAAGGATGGGGTTAAGTCTGCTTTTGAGGCTTACAGTGCAAAAGGTGCTTTGGTATTCAGACCTAATCCGGTAGATGCAAAAACATTCTATGCGAACCAGCCTAATGATAAAAATCTGAGCTGGGCACCTGCTTATGCAAGGGTTTCCCGCAGTGGGGACTGGGGTTTTACTTCTGGCGGTTACACGGTAGATGGAGAAACTAAGGCTTATGGTGAGTATCTTTCTGTATGGAAAGCGATCAATGGTAAATGGGAACTTGCACTGGATTTGGGGGCGGAGCATCATAAGCCTTTACAGCCGGTTACTACTCATTTTGTAGAGCCGAAAGATTACTTTAAACCAAAGTTTGCGGGGCCAAAACAGTTAGCTGCCGGGAAAGATATAATTCTGACTACTGAGAAGACGTTGAACATGACTTTGAAGTCTTATGGGGTTGCTGCTTATGGTGGTTTCCTGAATCATGATGCAAGGGTTATCTTTCCGGGTTATGAACCTGTAATTGGAAAAGATAAGATCATCGCTTTTTATAATAGCATGATTGATAAAATGAGCTTAAGAACTGTTGGTGCTGATAAGGCAGCGGGTGGGGATTTAGCTTATACTTATGGTGTAGCAACGATTGATTACAGAACGGATTTAAGAGAGAGTTTTAATTATGTGTTCATTTATGAGCGTCAGCCTGATTTTAACTGGAATCTGATTCAGCAGATTTACGTTCCTGCGGAGCGCTAA
- the cysS gene encoding cysteine--tRNA ligase, with protein sequence MENGLQLYNTLTRKKENFEPLNGHHVGMYVCGPTVYSDVHLGNCRTFISFDLIFRYLKYMGFKVRYVRNITDAGHLEGDRDEGDDKFAKRAKLEQLEPMEIVQKYTLGFHDVLRMFNTLPPSIEPTATGHIIEQIEMIKDIIANGYAYETNGTVYFDVEKYSQTYNYTVLTNRNLDDMMANTRELGGQDEKRGRLDFALWIKAKPETLMRWQSPWGVGFPGWHIECSAMSAKYLGEEFDIHGGGMDLAATHHTNEIAQSEACYHKHPAKYWMHTNMLTVNGARMSKTAGNGFMPLQLFSGDHPLLSKGYSPMTVKFFMLQAHYRSTLDFSNDALDASEKGFRRLMNSLSLLEKLTPAATGDFEIEPIRLNCVKAMNDDFNSPVVIAELFEAARIINTVYDGKGSISAAELDKLKQLMQDFVYDIFGLKDEESSNTELNDVLDMVIDIRKSAKENKDYATSDKIRIGLQDIGIQLKDSKEGTTWNKL encoded by the coding sequence ATGGAGAACGGTTTACAGCTATACAATACCCTTACGCGCAAAAAAGAGAATTTTGAACCCTTAAACGGCCACCATGTTGGGATGTACGTTTGCGGGCCTACTGTTTACAGTGATGTGCATCTGGGTAATTGCCGTACTTTCATTTCTTTTGATTTAATCTTCAGGTATCTGAAGTATATGGGCTTCAAGGTTCGTTATGTTCGCAATATAACGGATGCCGGCCATTTGGAAGGTGATCGTGATGAGGGTGATGATAAGTTTGCAAAAAGAGCAAAGCTGGAGCAATTGGAACCGATGGAGATTGTGCAAAAATATACACTGGGTTTCCATGATGTATTACGCATGTTCAATACGCTTCCGCCCAGCATTGAGCCTACAGCAACTGGTCATATTATTGAACAGATTGAGATGATCAAAGATATCATTGCCAATGGTTATGCTTATGAAACTAATGGAACAGTATATTTTGATGTAGAGAAATATAGCCAGACTTATAATTATACGGTATTAACTAATCGTAATCTGGATGATATGATGGCTAATACCAGGGAATTGGGTGGGCAGGATGAGAAACGCGGCAGACTGGATTTTGCTTTGTGGATTAAGGCTAAGCCTGAAACATTGATGCGCTGGCAGTCTCCATGGGGTGTTGGTTTTCCAGGCTGGCATATTGAGTGCTCTGCGATGAGTGCAAAATATCTGGGTGAGGAATTTGATATTCATGGTGGTGGAATGGATTTAGCGGCTACGCACCATACCAACGAAATCGCACAGTCGGAGGCTTGTTATCATAAACATCCTGCAAAGTACTGGATGCATACAAATATGTTAACGGTGAATGGCGCAAGGATGTCTAAGACTGCTGGTAATGGTTTTATGCCTTTACAGTTGTTTTCTGGTGATCATCCTTTGTTATCAAAAGGGTACAGCCCGATGACGGTTAAGTTTTTTATGCTCCAGGCACATTATCGCAGCACACTGGATTTCTCAAATGATGCGTTGGATGCTTCGGAAAAAGGATTCAGACGGTTGATGAATTCTCTGAGTTTACTGGAGAAGCTGACGCCTGCTGCAACGGGAGATTTCGAAATCGAACCTATCAGATTGAATTGTGTAAAGGCAATGAATGATGATTTTAACAGCCCTGTAGTTATTGCAGAGTTGTTTGAGGCGGCAAGGATTATCAATACTGTTTATGATGGTAAGGGTAGTATTTCTGCTGCTGAACTGGATAAGCTGAAACAACTGATGCAGGATTTTGTCTATGATATCTTTGGGTTAAAGGATGAGGAAAGTTCAAATACGGAATTAAATGATGTATTGGATATGGTCATTGATATCAGAAAGAGTGCAAAAGAAAACAAGGATTATGCTACTTCTGATAAGATACGTATTGGTCTTCAGGATATTGGTATCCAATTAAAGGATAGCAAAGAGGGTACTACCTGGAATAAATTATAA
- a CDS encoding endonuclease/exonuclease/phosphatase family protein codes for MKKKKLTFLGKITLLAGVVTAFALLLGILAGNLDPREHQRIAFFGLAYPFVLLLNVLFIIWWVLKGRIVFALGTAAIIAIGWHPLIATVGFIGESGDGPKSAPELVRMMTYNVHSFKPYGEESNEAVKQQMLAVVKDENPDIICFQEYYTRRKGTFAITDSLKQILKTSNYYFVPSSGNDYESAGLAIFSRYPIVNKGSILFSTNHGGNASIYVDVMVNKEKVRVYNVHLQSISFDKQDYNYLDKVTQKMDTEILPAKRIMGMLKTAFLKRSGQVDIMKDHMKSCKTPFLIAGDFNDTPASYAVTQLTKSLHNSFVEQGTGLGRTYNGKFPNFQIDYISATKTIKVINHRIIQARLSDHFPVRSDLRIN; via the coding sequence ATGAAGAAAAAAAAGCTTACATTTTTAGGGAAGATCACTTTACTGGCTGGCGTAGTTACGGCTTTTGCTCTTTTATTAGGGATATTAGCTGGTAATCTTGATCCGCGTGAACATCAGCGTATTGCCTTTTTTGGCCTGGCTTATCCTTTCGTGCTGCTTTTAAATGTGTTGTTTATTATCTGGTGGGTGTTAAAGGGCAGAATAGTATTTGCTTTAGGTACTGCCGCTATCATCGCCATAGGCTGGCACCCGCTAATTGCTACAGTTGGTTTTATCGGGGAATCTGGTGATGGCCCGAAATCGGCTCCTGAACTGGTCAGAATGATGACTTACAATGTGCATAGTTTTAAACCTTATGGGGAAGAGAGCAATGAAGCTGTGAAGCAGCAGATGCTGGCAGTCGTCAAAGATGAAAATCCTGATATCATCTGTTTTCAGGAATATTATACCCGCCGTAAGGGAACATTCGCGATCACTGACAGCCTGAAACAGATCCTGAAAACTTCCAACTATTATTTTGTACCTTCTTCTGGTAATGATTATGAATCTGCGGGCCTGGCTATCTTTTCAAGATATCCGATCGTTAATAAGGGCAGTATCCTGTTCAGTACGAATCATGGGGGCAATGCAAGTATCTATGTGGATGTAATGGTCAACAAAGAGAAGGTAAGGGTTTATAATGTTCATTTGCAGTCCATCTCTTTTGATAAGCAGGATTATAATTACCTGGATAAAGTGACGCAGAAAATGGATACAGAGATTTTACCTGCAAAAAGGATCATGGGTATGCTGAAAACGGCATTTCTTAAAAGAAGCGGACAGGTTGATATTATGAAAGATCATATGAAATCCTGTAAAACACCTTTCCTGATTGCAGGGGATTTTAATGATACACCTGCTTCTTATGCGGTGACACAATTGACAAAATCGCTTCATAACAGCTTTGTGGAGCAGGGAACAGGACTTGGACGTACTTATAATGGAAAATTCCCTAATTTCCAGATAGACTATATCTCAGCAACAAAGACAATCAAGGTGATTAACCACCGGATTATACAAGCGAGATTATCTGATCATTTCCCTGTAAGAAGTGACTTAAGAATCAATTAA
- a CDS encoding rhomboid family intramembrane serine protease → MTKKNLLEDLKYKVFQSGNPVFFYIGINTIVYVAVALFGVTYFLAGNTNVRFLDYVSEYVAFPAALPKLPFRFYTILTYQFFHNDIFHILFNMLWLFWMGRIFLDFLKPRQFHLVYLAGGVMGAVIYALAYNIFPVFALYVPGAIIIGSSASVMAIAVATATLVPDYSMNLMFIGNVKLKYLLMAYIVIDLISIASQNPGGSFAHLGGALFGFVYIKLLQGGNDLSGWFERKPTLKVVRNDKPNAGARNKSNKVNQKEVDAVLDKVSKSGYDKLSREEKEILFKASKD, encoded by the coding sequence ATGACTAAGAAAAATCTGCTTGAGGATCTGAAATATAAAGTTTTCCAGTCTGGGAACCCGGTGTTTTTTTATATTGGGATCAATACGATTGTTTACGTCGCTGTAGCCCTTTTTGGGGTTACGTACTTTCTGGCCGGAAATACAAATGTCCGGTTTCTGGATTATGTGAGTGAATATGTTGCTTTTCCTGCGGCATTGCCTAAGCTTCCTTTCCGTTTTTATACGATACTGACTTATCAGTTTTTTCATAATGATATTTTTCACATCCTGTTTAATATGTTATGGTTGTTCTGGATGGGCAGGATCTTTTTAGATTTCCTGAAACCGCGTCAGTTCCATTTGGTATATCTTGCGGGTGGCGTAATGGGCGCAGTCATTTATGCACTTGCTTATAATATTTTCCCTGTTTTTGCACTTTATGTTCCTGGGGCTATAATTATCGGTTCATCAGCCTCAGTAATGGCTATTGCAGTAGCTACGGCGACTTTGGTTCCTGATTATTCAATGAACCTGATGTTTATCGGAAATGTGAAGCTGAAATATTTGCTGATGGCCTACATTGTGATTGACCTGATCAGCATTGCTTCTCAAAATCCGGGTGGCAGTTTTGCACATTTGGGTGGGGCACTGTTTGGTTTTGTTTATATTAAGCTTTTACAGGGCGGAAACGATTTAAGTGGCTGGTTTGAGCGTAAACCAACTTTAAAGGTGGTGAGAAATGACAAGCCTAATGCTGGTGCAAGGAATAAAAGTAATAAGGTCAACCAGAAAGAGGTTGATGCGGTCCTGGATAAAGTTTCCAAGTCAGGTTATGATAAGTTAAGCAGGGAAGAAAAGGAGATTTTATTCAAGGCGAGTAAGGATTAA
- a CDS encoding rhomboid family intramembrane serine protease encodes MNNIHIPPVVKNLLIINVLFFAAKYVFESKGIDLGYYLGAFYFDSPLFKIWQPITYMFMHGNFTHILFNMFALFSFGSVLETRWGTKRFINFYLITGLGALALQWGVQAFEIYQMTGSPVNPGAVTIDIVKGMASLNLRGLSPEQGQTFLSIYSGPMVGASGAIFGLLVAFGMLYPNAELYIMFIPVPVKAKYIIPVYILIELSLGVASVQGDSVAHYAHLGGALLGFILVKLWKEKNTFYDYYD; translated from the coding sequence ATGAATAATATTCATATACCTCCAGTTGTTAAGAACCTGTTGATCATCAATGTGTTGTTTTTTGCAGCTAAATATGTTTTTGAATCTAAAGGAATTGACCTGGGTTATTACCTGGGTGCATTTTACTTTGATTCTCCGCTGTTCAAGATCTGGCAGCCGATCACGTATATGTTTATGCATGGGAACTTTACCCATATTTTATTCAATATGTTTGCGTTGTTCTCTTTTGGTTCGGTATTGGAAACCAGGTGGGGAACTAAACGGTTTATCAATTTTTACCTGATCACGGGTTTGGGTGCGCTTGCCTTACAATGGGGTGTACAGGCTTTTGAAATTTATCAAATGACAGGTTCTCCTGTTAATCCAGGGGCTGTAACGATTGACATTGTGAAGGGAATGGCTTCTTTAAATTTAAGGGGTTTAAGTCCTGAACAGGGACAAACTTTTTTAAGTATTTACTCTGGTCCTATGGTTGGGGCTTCGGGAGCTATATTTGGTTTGCTGGTTGCTTTTGGAATGCTTTATCCGAATGCTGAACTTTATATCATGTTTATTCCTGTGCCTGTGAAGGCTAAGTATATTATTCCGGTTTATATCCTGATAGAACTAAGTTTAGGGGTAGCTAGTGTTCAGGGAGACTCTGTTGCGCATTATGCACACCTTGGTGGCGCATTGCTGGGGTTTATACTCGTGAAGTTATGGAAAGAGAAAAATACATTTTACGACTATTATGACTAA
- the mutL gene encoding DNA mismatch repair endonuclease MutL: MSDIIQLLPESVANQIAAGEVVQRPASAVKELMENAIDAGANKIQLILKDAGKVLIQVIDNGCGMSVSDARMCFERHATSKVRKAEDLFAIRTMGFRGEAMASIAAIAQVEMKTRRYEDELGTLIEIEGATITKQEPVATPQGTSICIKNLFFNTPARRNFLKSNPAEMRHIIDEFQRVSLANPAISFSLHHDGMEIFRLPSSALKQRIVHLFGNNYNERLIPVEEDTTIINLKGFIGKPQFAKKTRGEQFFFVNNRFIRDNYLNHALNKAYEDLLSDDNFPFYVLFIDIDPAKIDVNVHPTKTEIKYLDEKSIYAIIHSAVKRSLGRFNISPTIDFDQETAFSGMISPKNLDEIIPPSISFNPDFNPFAADKSTDKGSGSSGFRGTETGFKGTETGFRNSDGRDHQPVAKNWGSLYEISKDKPAEQVKMELPGNGPDDKYAPIQKQLMQLHNKYIISQIKSGLMLIDQQAAHERILYERFSVNLEDRKGASQQSLFPQTVTLSPNDYELAKSLLDDIKSLGFEVREFGKNTLVIEGIPVDLGSNQINETQLFEHLIEGFKNSQQELKLDKRDALARSMAKNSAIKSGVVLGQQEMNMLIEQLFACKAPNFSISGRPVIQTMSLTEIDRKFDK; this comes from the coding sequence ATGTCAGATATAATACAACTTTTACCCGAGAGTGTTGCGAATCAAATTGCTGCCGGAGAGGTAGTTCAGCGACCTGCATCGGCAGTGAAAGAGTTGATGGAAAATGCCATTGATGCGGGGGCGAATAAGATACAATTGATCTTGAAAGATGCCGGAAAGGTACTTATTCAGGTGATCGATAATGGATGTGGAATGAGCGTTTCTGATGCACGTATGTGTTTTGAGCGTCATGCAACTTCAAAAGTGCGCAAAGCGGAAGATTTGTTTGCTATTCGTACCATGGGTTTCCGTGGGGAAGCGATGGCATCTATTGCAGCAATTGCACAGGTTGAAATGAAAACCCGCCGTTATGAAGATGAACTGGGTACGCTGATCGAGATTGAGGGTGCAACGATAACTAAACAGGAACCTGTAGCTACGCCGCAGGGAACCAGTATATGTATCAAAAACTTATTTTTTAATACACCGGCAAGACGCAATTTTCTGAAGAGCAATCCTGCTGAAATGAGGCATATTATCGATGAATTCCAAAGGGTTTCATTGGCTAATCCTGCTATTTCTTTCAGTTTGCATCATGATGGAATGGAGATTTTCAGATTGCCTTCGTCAGCTTTAAAACAAAGAATAGTCCATCTGTTTGGAAATAATTATAACGAAAGACTGATTCCTGTAGAGGAGGACACCACCATTATCAACCTTAAAGGGTTTATTGGCAAGCCTCAGTTTGCAAAGAAAACACGTGGGGAACAGTTCTTTTTTGTGAACAACCGTTTCATCAGGGATAATTATCTGAACCATGCGCTTAATAAAGCTTATGAGGACTTGTTATCAGATGATAACTTCCCTTTTTATGTGCTTTTTATAGATATTGACCCGGCTAAGATTGATGTGAACGTACATCCTACTAAAACGGAGATTAAATACCTGGATGAGAAGTCTATTTATGCGATTATACATTCTGCGGTTAAACGTTCTTTAGGAAGGTTTAATATTAGCCCTACGATTGATTTTGATCAGGAAACGGCTTTCAGCGGAATGATCAGCCCTAAGAATCTGGATGAAATTATTCCGCCAAGTATTAGTTTTAATCCTGATTTTAATCCTTTCGCTGCTGACAAGAGTACGGATAAAGGTTCTGGTTCTTCTGGTTTCAGGGGAACGGAAACTGGTTTTAAAGGTACGGAGACGGGATTCAGAAATTCAGATGGCAGAGATCATCAGCCTGTAGCTAAGAATTGGGGTTCATTGTATGAGATTTCTAAGGATAAGCCCGCTGAGCAGGTTAAAATGGAATTGCCGGGAAATGGGCCGGATGATAAATATGCGCCGATACAGAAACAGCTGATGCAGCTGCATAATAAATATATTATTTCGCAGATTAAGTCAGGTTTAATGCTGATTGATCAGCAGGCTGCACACGAAAGGATATTGTATGAACGTTTTAGCGTCAATCTGGAAGATCGTAAAGGTGCTTCGCAGCAAAGTTTATTTCCACAGACAGTTACGTTAAGTCCGAATGATTATGAGTTAGCAAAGAGTTTGCTGGATGATATCAAGAGCCTGGGCTTTGAGGTCAGAGAATTTGGAAAGAATACTTTGGTCATTGAAGGGATTCCTGTTGATCTGGGAAGTAACCAGATTAATGAAACTCAGCTTTTTGAACATTTGATTGAAGGGTTTAAGAATTCTCAGCAGGAATTAAAGCTGGATAAAAGAGATGCGCTGGCAAGAAGTATGGCTAAAAACAGTGCGATTAAAAGTGGTGTTGTTTTAGGTCAGCAAGAGATGAATATGTTGATTGAACAGTTATTTGCATGTAAAGCGCCAAACTTTAGTATCAGTGGCAGACCTGTAATCCAGACGATGTCACTAACAGAAATTGATAGAAAATTTGATAAGTAA